Proteins co-encoded in one Opitutus terrae PB90-1 genomic window:
- a CDS encoding D-alanine--D-alanine ligase family protein yields the protein MRRKLKVLALFDVGEPTRADEDLGATLQTPEWKTEAGVLAALNELGYPNEHLAIFDDLEPLRQKVQAFQPDVVFNLADQFRNNRAFDQHIVSFLAMSDIPFTGCGSTGLTLCKHKGVSKKILSYHRIHTPAFAIIPRGRRAVRPKRLKFPILVKPLKEEASYGIAQASFVETDEQFRERVEFVHQKFNNDAIAEEYIEGRELYVSLLGNHRLQVFPIRELVFREVPPDEPKIATYKAKWDEAYRARWGLENRFVEDLEPALVRKIEATCRRIYRLLTIDGYARLDLRLNARNELWFIEANANPILAPDEDFALSAGKAGLSYPQLIDRIARLGLSAVRE from the coding sequence ATGCGCCGAAAACTAAAAGTGCTGGCGCTGTTCGACGTCGGCGAGCCGACGCGAGCCGACGAGGATCTTGGGGCGACGCTGCAGACGCCGGAGTGGAAGACCGAGGCGGGCGTGCTCGCCGCGCTCAACGAGCTCGGTTATCCCAATGAGCATCTCGCGATCTTCGACGACCTGGAGCCGCTGCGGCAAAAGGTGCAGGCGTTTCAGCCGGACGTCGTCTTCAACCTGGCGGATCAGTTTCGGAACAACCGGGCGTTCGACCAGCACATCGTCTCGTTTCTGGCGATGAGCGATATTCCGTTCACGGGCTGCGGCTCGACGGGACTCACGCTCTGCAAGCACAAGGGCGTTTCGAAAAAAATCCTGAGCTACCATCGGATCCACACGCCCGCGTTCGCGATCATTCCGCGCGGCCGGCGCGCGGTGCGGCCGAAGCGGCTGAAGTTTCCGATCCTGGTGAAGCCGCTGAAGGAGGAGGCGTCGTATGGCATCGCGCAGGCGTCGTTCGTCGAGACGGACGAGCAGTTCCGCGAGCGCGTCGAATTTGTCCACCAGAAGTTCAACAACGACGCGATCGCCGAGGAATACATCGAGGGGCGGGAACTCTACGTGAGCCTTCTGGGCAATCACCGGCTGCAGGTATTTCCGATCCGCGAGCTGGTGTTTCGCGAGGTGCCGCCGGATGAGCCGAAGATCGCCACGTACAAGGCGAAGTGGGACGAGGCGTATCGGGCGCGCTGGGGATTGGAGAACCGCTTCGTGGAGGATCTCGAGCCGGCGTTGGTGCGGAAGATCGAGGCGACGTGCCGGCGGATCTACCGGCTGCTGACGATCGACGGTTATGCGCGGTTGGATTTGCGGCTGAACGCACGGAACGAACTTTGGTTCATCGAGGCGAACGCGAACCCGATCCTGGCGCCGGACGAAGACTTCGCGCTCTCGGCGGGGAAGGCGGGGTTGAGCTATCCGCAGCTGATCGACCGGATCGCGCGGCTCGGCTTGAGCGCGGTGCGGGAGTGA
- a CDS encoding PAS domain-containing protein gives MNESAPLSSPPRLGAIAEADLCAAVVLDATGKIVAVNQSARQLWSASDRSLIGRPFAQLFVLDAAPEAADAAVARWRILSAETLDRTTVLTALPLTGAKREVRVRLERAVGGAGSYLATVQIAPATQV, from the coding sequence GTGAACGAATCCGCTCCTCTTTCCTCCCCCCCGCGACTCGGCGCCATCGCCGAGGCGGACCTCTGTGCCGCCGTCGTGCTCGATGCGACCGGGAAGATCGTCGCCGTCAACCAATCGGCACGGCAGCTCTGGTCCGCCTCGGATCGCTCACTGATCGGGCGGCCGTTCGCGCAGCTGTTCGTGCTCGATGCGGCGCCGGAAGCGGCGGACGCAGCGGTGGCGCGCTGGCGCATCCTCAGCGCCGAGACGCTGGACCGCACGACGGTTTTGACGGCGTTGCCGTTGACCGGAGCCAAGCGCGAGGTGCGGGTGCGGCTCGAGCGCGCCGTCGGCGGCGCCGGCTCCTATCTCGCCACCGTGCAGATCGCGCCCGCGACTCAAGTCTGA
- a CDS encoding alginate export family protein, whose amino-acid sequence MTFRFSLAPTLLAALLLPPILTARAQPVAPPASSRERAAAATPSAAASDRLQQLKNPAPWFSWGADFRARNEYYHNIVTLAPTSLHEQDLFRFRWRVAATIKPVTDFSLNMRLAGEARQWQEPAFVGAFKACTGFEERYAIFDNLAAKWTHLFGGAGTFTLGRQDIMLGDPLDWWLVMDGTPNEGSWTTFFDAARLSVEAKSITTKFDLIALIQATQPDEWLPTIGSSECYPLTDQRETGVILYVSNKSLPATQIDGYFLMKHDRQQTVTVGGATKLSGDNADLYTFGGKVTGTIAPKLQYSLEGALQFGTKEDRIAGRFAERDVRAWGGKARLTYSLRDALNQQLNLTGEILSGDDPSTAERDEMFDVLWGRWPLWSELYIYSVIQETGGRVAQMNNLGRLGGGWSCKPGKGTSVSLAWNALFALEQVPTRAVTPALFSRAGNFRGHYVQAVLKHPFNAHLSGHLWAERVWQGNFYTHRGALTFLRAELMVAF is encoded by the coding sequence GTGACCTTTCGATTCTCCTTGGCGCCGACCCTGCTCGCCGCGCTTCTTCTGCCGCCGATCCTCACGGCGCGCGCGCAACCCGTCGCGCCGCCGGCCAGCTCCCGCGAGCGCGCAGCCGCCGCGACCCCGTCCGCGGCTGCGTCCGATCGGCTGCAGCAGCTGAAGAATCCGGCGCCGTGGTTCTCGTGGGGCGCGGACTTCCGCGCGCGGAACGAATACTACCACAACATCGTCACGCTCGCGCCGACGAGCCTGCACGAGCAGGACCTGTTTCGCTTTCGGTGGCGGGTGGCGGCCACGATCAAACCGGTGACCGACTTCAGCCTGAACATGCGGCTGGCGGGCGAGGCGCGGCAGTGGCAGGAACCGGCCTTCGTCGGCGCGTTCAAGGCGTGCACCGGCTTCGAGGAAAGGTACGCGATCTTCGATAATTTGGCGGCGAAGTGGACTCATCTGTTCGGCGGCGCCGGCACATTCACGCTCGGCCGGCAGGACATCATGCTGGGCGATCCGCTGGATTGGTGGCTCGTGATGGACGGCACGCCGAACGAAGGTTCGTGGACGACGTTTTTCGACGCGGCGAGGCTGAGCGTGGAGGCGAAATCGATCACGACGAAGTTCGACCTGATCGCGTTGATCCAAGCCACGCAGCCGGACGAGTGGCTGCCGACGATCGGCTCCTCGGAATGTTACCCGCTCACGGACCAACGCGAGACCGGCGTGATTCTTTACGTCTCGAACAAATCGCTGCCGGCGACGCAGATCGACGGCTATTTCCTGATGAAGCACGACCGGCAGCAGACGGTGACGGTCGGCGGCGCGACGAAGCTGTCCGGCGACAACGCCGATCTCTACACCTTTGGCGGCAAGGTGACCGGTACGATCGCGCCGAAACTGCAGTATTCGCTCGAGGGCGCACTGCAGTTCGGCACGAAGGAGGATCGCATCGCGGGCCGGTTCGCCGAGCGCGACGTGCGCGCCTGGGGCGGCAAGGCGCGGCTGACTTATTCGCTCCGGGATGCGCTGAACCAGCAGCTGAATCTCACCGGTGAAATCCTGTCCGGTGACGATCCCTCCACGGCCGAGCGGGACGAAATGTTCGATGTGTTGTGGGGCCGCTGGCCGTTGTGGAGCGAGTTGTATATCTACTCGGTCATCCAGGAAACCGGCGGTCGGGTAGCCCAGATGAACAACCTCGGCCGGCTCGGCGGAGGCTGGAGCTGCAAGCCGGGCAAGGGCACGTCGGTGAGCCTCGCGTGGAACGCGCTGTTCGCGCTCGAGCAAGTGCCGACTCGCGCCGTGACACCGGCGCTGTTCAGCCGCGCCGGGAATTTCCGCGGCCACTACGTGCAAGCGGTGTTGAAGCACCCATTCAACGCGCACCTCAGCGGCCACCTCTGGGCCGAGCGGGTCTGGCAGGGCAATTTCTACACGCATCGCGGGGCGCTTACGTTCCTGCGCGCGGAGTTGATGGTCGCTTTCTAG
- a CDS encoding 2-dehydropantoate 2-reductase: MAHLAIIGPGAIGCTMLGWLGRSPAHRVFACARTPFETVTLETPDGVLESRPTVLTVPADAPVVDWVLVATKTYDTAGAAEWLRRLTGPRTHVAILQNGVEHLARFAGIVAPGMLLPVVVDCPAERIAPGRVRQRGPGRMTVPDSEVGRAFVALFAGTPLEGLTTSDWRSVAWRKLCLNAAGAVNALTLQPARIAHDEAVANLMRAIVREAILVGRREGATLDDALTETVIASYRSAPPDAINSLHADRLAGRPMEIDARNGVIVRFGRQQRISTPVNETVVTLLNAIASPAKV; the protein is encoded by the coding sequence ATGGCTCACCTCGCAATCATCGGTCCTGGCGCGATCGGCTGCACGATGCTCGGCTGGCTGGGCCGATCGCCGGCCCATCGCGTATTCGCGTGTGCGCGGACGCCGTTCGAGACGGTGACACTCGAAACGCCCGACGGCGTGCTCGAATCACGCCCAACCGTGTTGACGGTGCCGGCGGACGCCCCCGTCGTCGACTGGGTGCTCGTCGCGACGAAGACCTATGACACCGCGGGCGCAGCGGAGTGGTTGCGCCGCCTAACGGGCCCGCGGACGCACGTGGCGATTCTTCAGAACGGCGTGGAACACCTCGCGCGTTTCGCGGGGATCGTGGCTCCCGGGATGCTTCTGCCGGTGGTGGTCGATTGTCCGGCGGAGCGCATCGCCCCTGGTCGCGTGCGGCAGCGCGGGCCGGGGCGGATGACCGTGCCAGACTCGGAGGTGGGCCGCGCGTTCGTGGCGCTCTTTGCAGGCACGCCGCTCGAGGGGCTGACGACGAGCGACTGGCGCAGCGTCGCGTGGCGCAAACTCTGTCTCAATGCGGCGGGCGCGGTGAACGCGTTGACACTGCAGCCGGCGCGAATCGCGCACGACGAGGCGGTCGCGAACCTGATGCGCGCGATCGTGCGTGAGGCAATACTCGTGGGGCGCCGCGAGGGGGCCACGCTCGACGATGCGCTGACCGAGACCGTCATCGCCAGTTACCGAAGTGCGCCGCCCGACGCGATCAATTCACTGCACGCGGACCGGCTGGCAGGCCGGCCGATGGAGATTGATGCGCGCAACGGCGTGATTGTGCGGTTCGGGCGACAGCAGAGAATCAGCACGCCGGTGAACGAAACGGTGGTCACGCTGCTGAACGCGATCGCGTCCCCGGCGAAGGTATAG
- a CDS encoding DUF3160 domain-containing protein, producing MRPRLRLLLVLLLVSLTVHAQESAPSAEPPPPPEPPRPRDFATPEAAAAAWQKWRADERAWRRSLTLEQKTVLQQRAEEKQQRTNEPMERAQRLPRAEDGYSWREAAKSYQLSPAALAQLEQQKFTYGKTVKQSFDPYLGGPVFITSDSLLNGFHVLLEDSFRAHELRQADVLRTTLATILQRIRASLGALPQPARETRQAWEQVQRVLGPALCLLGEPIENFDRNSRPEINRQLKLINAAKQQQLPPWLAPATLALREIDYRRCRPVGFYSSDPKLADYFRAVRWLQMIPFRADRDVELEAILLLGSHTEYEEAQSGLGSARFLLGSAAGLGLREAQQDFQALKPPANATARSTLLAQKRYWVLRHAMSNDEWTQWSWDDYPAELNQRLGRIQYVVLPAAWLPDTDLFQRIANAGADPQGLAVAAWMGSDFARRRCDPELLAIITETQAAQHAANDTPTRHAQRSLYDDYLEVLRSLFQAPPPEAPAFVQSTAWQAKSAQTALAGWAQIRHTFTLQAHESQTFLGLFLAPAGFVEPNPEFFARMGDLAERGRASFNQNRERWDLLITLTRRLEALVHKQLRGQPWSKSEDTFLRDYGASLAALMGYEGNSYLAPRDDAPRSSEVHRDLPGDKGLAVAIGRPRLIHVLYPWNGLEILCSGSVMPYYEYWTKERLTDAEWITLLDSPERPQQPAWIAETLPEASRPE from the coding sequence GTGCGCCCGCGACTCCGCCTGCTGCTCGTGCTGTTGCTCGTCTCGCTCACGGTTCACGCCCAGGAGAGCGCTCCGAGCGCCGAACCTCCGCCTCCCCCCGAGCCGCCGCGACCTCGCGACTTCGCCACGCCCGAGGCGGCTGCTGCCGCCTGGCAGAAATGGCGTGCCGATGAGCGTGCCTGGCGGCGAAGCCTGACGCTGGAACAAAAGACGGTGCTCCAGCAGCGCGCCGAAGAAAAGCAACAGCGCACCAACGAGCCCATGGAGCGCGCCCAACGGCTTCCCCGCGCGGAAGACGGCTACTCCTGGCGCGAGGCGGCCAAGTCATACCAGTTGTCGCCCGCCGCGCTCGCCCAGCTCGAACAGCAGAAGTTCACCTACGGCAAAACGGTGAAGCAGTCGTTCGATCCTTACCTCGGCGGCCCCGTCTTCATCACGAGCGACTCGCTGCTGAACGGATTCCACGTGCTGCTCGAGGACTCATTCCGCGCGCACGAGCTGAGGCAGGCGGACGTGCTCCGGACGACGCTGGCGACGATCCTGCAACGCATCCGCGCCAGCCTCGGCGCGCTTCCGCAGCCGGCGCGCGAAACCCGGCAAGCGTGGGAGCAGGTGCAGCGGGTCCTCGGGCCGGCGCTCTGCCTGCTCGGCGAGCCGATCGAGAACTTCGACCGCAACAGCCGGCCCGAGATCAACCGGCAGCTGAAGCTGATCAACGCCGCCAAGCAGCAGCAATTGCCCCCGTGGCTCGCGCCCGCGACGCTTGCGCTGCGGGAAATCGATTACCGTCGTTGCAGGCCCGTCGGCTTCTACTCGAGCGATCCCAAGCTCGCAGACTATTTCCGCGCGGTTCGCTGGCTGCAGATGATCCCGTTCCGCGCAGATCGGGACGTCGAGTTGGAGGCGATCCTGCTGTTGGGATCTCACACCGAATATGAGGAAGCCCAATCGGGCTTGGGCTCCGCCCGGTTTCTCCTCGGCTCCGCGGCGGGATTGGGACTGCGCGAGGCGCAACAAGACTTTCAGGCGCTGAAGCCACCAGCGAACGCAACGGCCCGGTCGACCTTGCTGGCGCAGAAACGCTATTGGGTATTGAGGCACGCGATGTCCAACGACGAATGGACGCAGTGGTCGTGGGACGACTATCCCGCGGAACTCAACCAACGCTTGGGGCGCATTCAGTATGTCGTCCTTCCCGCCGCCTGGCTGCCGGATACCGACCTCTTCCAGCGCATCGCCAATGCCGGAGCCGATCCGCAGGGATTGGCCGTCGCCGCCTGGATGGGCTCTGACTTCGCCCGCCGCCGATGTGATCCTGAACTCCTCGCGATCATCACGGAAACGCAGGCGGCGCAACACGCCGCGAACGACACGCCCACGCGCCACGCGCAGCGTTCACTCTACGACGACTACCTCGAGGTCCTCCGCTCTTTGTTTCAAGCGCCGCCACCCGAGGCGCCGGCATTCGTCCAGTCCACTGCATGGCAGGCGAAGTCCGCGCAAACCGCCCTCGCCGGCTGGGCGCAGATCCGGCACACGTTCACGCTCCAGGCCCACGAATCTCAGACCTTTCTCGGCCTGTTCCTTGCTCCGGCGGGTTTTGTCGAGCCGAACCCGGAATTCTTCGCGCGGATGGGCGACCTTGCCGAACGCGGACGAGCCTCGTTCAACCAGAATCGCGAGCGCTGGGACCTGCTGATCACCCTCACCCGGCGACTCGAAGCGCTCGTGCATAAACAGCTGCGCGGCCAACCCTGGAGCAAGTCTGAAGATACCTTCCTCCGCGACTACGGCGCGAGCCTCGCCGCCCTCATGGGCTACGAGGGCAATTCATACCTGGCGCCGCGCGATGACGCTCCGCGTTCCTCCGAAGTGCACCGCGATCTGCCCGGGGACAAAGGTCTCGCCGTCGCGATCGGCCGGCCACGGTTGATCCACGTGCTCTACCCGTGGAACGGTCTCGAAATCCTCTGCTCCGGCTCCGTGATGCCTTACTACGAATACTGGACGAAAGAGCGGCTCACCGACGCGGAGTGGATCACTCTGCTCGACAGCCCCGAGCGCCCGCAACAACCCGCATGGATCGCCGAGACGCTGCCGGAAGCGTCGCGCCCAGAATAG
- a CDS encoding two-component system sensor histidine kinase NtrB produces MPTTSPSLCLTDVADYRQLFDLSLDLFCIADLDGHFKRVNPSWTRVLGWSEAELLSRPVESFMHPEDRERTLAARATLARGTPVRGLENRYLCRDGSYRWLSWQSSLAPGSSLVYAVARDITERRQLEHERLVVSKLESTGILAAGIAHDFNNLLSRLLLNLEALRYSGPISPAQASQLGEARQAIQAAGALTRQLIAFAEGGAPSRRIHDVCPLLRDSLETSLRGSDLVAESVIAPDLWEVDADEDQLRQVIRGLVLNAREASHPGATVRLRADNHTLAAATETGQPAGDYLRIRIEDDGVGIPAESLPKIFDPYFSTKQRGTQKGMGLGLTICRTIVRKHGGAIAVESLVGHGTVVTVDLPAQRPAPAAP; encoded by the coding sequence GTGCCGACCACATCGCCCTCCCTTTGCCTCACCGACGTTGCCGACTACCGTCAGCTCTTCGATCTTTCGCTCGATCTCTTCTGCATCGCCGACCTCGATGGCCATTTCAAGCGTGTCAACCCCTCGTGGACCCGGGTGCTCGGTTGGTCGGAGGCCGAATTGCTAAGCCGGCCAGTGGAGTCCTTCATGCACCCGGAGGATCGGGAACGGACGCTCGCCGCCCGCGCCACCCTGGCCCGTGGCACGCCCGTGCGCGGACTCGAAAACCGCTACCTCTGCAGAGACGGATCCTACCGCTGGCTGTCCTGGCAAAGCTCGCTGGCGCCCGGATCCTCGCTCGTGTACGCCGTCGCCCGCGACATTACCGAGCGCCGCCAGCTGGAGCACGAGCGACTCGTGGTGAGCAAGCTCGAGTCCACCGGCATTCTCGCTGCGGGGATTGCGCACGATTTCAATAATCTCCTTTCCCGGCTCCTGCTGAATCTCGAAGCGTTGCGGTATTCCGGTCCCATTTCGCCGGCACAAGCATCGCAGCTCGGCGAAGCCCGCCAGGCGATCCAGGCGGCCGGCGCGCTCACCCGTCAGCTCATCGCGTTCGCCGAGGGCGGCGCGCCGTCGCGACGGATTCACGACGTGTGTCCGCTGTTGCGGGATTCGCTTGAAACGTCCCTGCGAGGATCGGATCTCGTGGCGGAATCCGTCATCGCGCCGGATCTGTGGGAGGTCGACGCGGATGAGGATCAGCTCCGGCAGGTGATTCGCGGCCTCGTGCTCAATGCCCGCGAAGCGAGCCATCCGGGAGCCACCGTGCGGCTGCGGGCCGACAATCACACCCTGGCCGCGGCCACGGAGACGGGGCAGCCGGCAGGCGACTACCTGCGTATTCGCATCGAGGACGACGGCGTGGGCATTCCCGCCGAGAGCCTTCCCAAAATCTTCGATCCGTATTTTTCCACCAAACAGCGGGGCACCCAGAAAGGGATGGGGCTGGGCCTGACCATCTGCCGCACGATCGTCCGCAAACACGGCGGCGCGATCGCGGTCGAATCACTCGTCGGCCACGGCACGGTCGTCACCGTGGACCTGCCCGCGCAACGCCCTGCGCCCGCTGCTCCGTAG
- a CDS encoding DUF1593 domain-containing protein, giving the protein MNAPTFRPSGGMRWTLVAAVVFAATIGFAQPKPRVVVLTDISNEPDDEESLVRFLVYANEYDVEGLIATTSTWLRSGPREDLIRRQLDAYAAVRPNLQKHAEGFPEPEALRAATHTGQPSYGMEAVGEGRDSAGSRHLTTVVDRDDSRPIWVAVWGGANTLAQALRDVRAERSPAELERFVARLRVYSISDQDDAGPWLRREFPGLFYIVSPTRPDSHEYHRATWSGISGDRLFRNGPRHQFELVDNPWLEANVMRGHGPLGVLYPKLAYIMEGDTPSFLGLIDHGLGWTESPGFGGWGGRYVLYQPLSETRAIWTNNDLSRDTVTADNGVTVTSDAATIWRWREHFQHDFAARMDWCVADEFAKANHNPQPVLNGDRSKRVLTLRAKPGAEVALSADGTADPDGDAVRVTWWIYREAGTLDGATLSASDGLTTNVRLPATNKPGAVHVILQAEDSGEPRLWAYRRAVIEIVP; this is encoded by the coding sequence ATGAATGCACCCACTTTTCGTCCTTCGGGCGGGATGCGTTGGACGCTCGTTGCTGCAGTCGTGTTCGCCGCAACGATCGGCTTCGCTCAACCGAAGCCGCGCGTCGTGGTGCTTACGGATATTTCCAACGAACCCGACGACGAGGAGTCACTCGTGCGGTTTCTGGTTTATGCGAACGAGTATGACGTCGAAGGTCTGATCGCAACGACTTCGACCTGGCTGCGGAGCGGGCCGCGCGAGGATCTGATTCGGCGGCAACTCGACGCCTATGCGGCGGTGCGGCCCAACCTCCAGAAACACGCGGAAGGCTTTCCGGAACCGGAGGCACTGCGCGCCGCCACTCATACCGGCCAGCCGAGCTACGGCATGGAAGCGGTGGGCGAGGGGCGCGACTCCGCCGGTTCGCGGCACCTGACGACGGTGGTGGATCGCGACGATTCGCGGCCGATCTGGGTGGCGGTGTGGGGCGGGGCCAACACCCTGGCCCAGGCACTGCGCGACGTGCGCGCCGAGCGTTCGCCGGCCGAGCTGGAACGGTTCGTTGCGCGACTGCGGGTCTACAGTATCTCCGACCAGGATGATGCAGGTCCGTGGCTACGGCGCGAGTTTCCCGGATTGTTCTATATCGTGAGTCCGACGCGGCCGGACTCGCACGAGTATCATCGCGCCACGTGGAGCGGCATCTCGGGCGACCGGCTGTTTCGCAATGGTCCACGCCACCAATTCGAACTCGTGGACAACCCGTGGCTCGAGGCGAACGTGATGCGCGGGCATGGTCCACTCGGCGTGCTCTATCCGAAGCTCGCCTACATCATGGAAGGCGACACGCCGTCGTTTCTTGGGCTGATCGATCACGGACTCGGGTGGACGGAGAGCCCGGGATTCGGTGGGTGGGGTGGGCGCTATGTGCTTTATCAACCGCTTAGCGAGACGCGCGCCATCTGGACCAACAACGACCTGAGCCGTGACACGGTGACGGCGGACAACGGCGTAACGGTCACCTCGGACGCCGCGACGATCTGGCGCTGGCGCGAACATTTTCAGCATGATTTCGCGGCGCGGATGGACTGGTGCGTGGCGGATGAGTTTGCGAAGGCGAATCACAATCCGCAGCCGGTATTGAACGGCGACCGCTCGAAACGCGTACTCACGCTCCGCGCGAAACCCGGCGCGGAAGTCGCGCTCTCGGCCGACGGCACGGCGGATCCCGACGGCGACGCAGTGCGAGTCACGTGGTGGATCTACCGCGAGGCGGGCACGCTCGACGGAGCGACGTTGAGTGCGAGCGACGGACTCACCACGAACGTGCGATTGCCCGCGACGAACAAGCCCGGTGCGGTGCACGTGATCCTGCAGGCGGAGGATTCGGGCGAGCCGCGGTTGTGGGCTTACCGGCGCGCGGTGATTGAGATCGTACCGTAG
- a CDS encoding histidine phosphatase family protein codes for MHGLALLETIHSLPQETSAAVFLRHAQRHPIVDASDPTLAELTPAGAAEAEAFGAKIAGFGCVRVFHSPIKRCHQTAECIARGVQATGCPVEIVGPEDALGIDYILDLKEAGRLTVLHGDHFVRLWFSGQIAPTVIHRAERIAARKLTHLVKRLQEPCAQGRRLDLHVSHDWNIIVLRELMVGVRHEEAGWLDFLDGVAFTPVAGGLRAIYRDRGVTKPLPWRLGSAPAIES; via the coding sequence ATGCATGGGCTCGCCTTGCTTGAAACCATTCACTCACTTCCGCAGGAGACTTCCGCGGCCGTTTTTCTCCGCCACGCTCAGCGGCACCCGATCGTCGATGCGTCGGATCCGACCCTGGCGGAGCTCACGCCCGCAGGTGCAGCGGAGGCGGAAGCATTCGGCGCGAAGATCGCCGGCTTCGGCTGTGTGCGGGTTTTCCACAGTCCGATCAAGCGCTGCCATCAGACGGCGGAGTGCATCGCGCGCGGCGTGCAGGCGACGGGCTGTCCCGTGGAAATCGTGGGACCGGAGGACGCGCTCGGGATCGACTACATTCTCGATTTGAAAGAGGCCGGCCGGCTGACCGTGCTGCACGGCGACCATTTTGTGCGACTGTGGTTTTCCGGGCAAATCGCGCCCACGGTGATCCATCGCGCCGAGCGGATCGCGGCGCGGAAACTCACGCACCTCGTGAAACGGCTGCAGGAGCCGTGCGCGCAGGGACGCCGGCTCGATCTGCACGTGTCGCACGACTGGAATATCATCGTGCTCCGCGAGCTGATGGTCGGCGTGCGACACGAGGAAGCGGGCTGGCTCGACTTTCTCGATGGGGTGGCGTTCACGCCGGTGGCCGGCGGGCTGCGGGCAATCTATCGCGATCGCGGTGTGACGAAGCCACTGCCCTGGCGGCTGGGCAGCGCGCCAGCAATCGAGTCGTGA